In Myripristis murdjan chromosome 9, fMyrMur1.1, whole genome shotgun sequence, the following proteins share a genomic window:
- the ddhd2 gene encoding phospholipase DDHD2 isoform X3 — protein MSHSPGEEGGLSQAAPTVNTEDLLNSPSQALACGNTPEEQVSPVVDEASPSSTSSFEMLDMDSVPPPYQVVKPHWFFCRRADDNTSWLPFSREDSEKLENACARLGEKEDVVVAVDGERYDVRVKERRRYAVYWDQAPSEVRRCTWFYKGDKDTKFMPYTEDFSNNLEDAYMIAVTLDEWKRKLEFPSGETVILHNPKLIMQYQPIGLQDEWVSSPSEQTRPRTVKRGVDNISVEIPDGESEKVDHLVFMVHGIGPACDLRFRSIIQCVNDFRSASLSLLGTHYKRGQEDGKVGRVEFLPVNWHNALHGDATGVDEDIQRITLPSISRLRQFTNDTLLDLFFYNSPTYCQTIVDTVASEVNRLHALFKQRHPEFTGAVSVVGHSLGSLILFDLLTNQKTGSRESNRERVTCDDPCPLSCDSLEQTLIRLGLQEYLATLQRENLDLESLALCQESDLKDLGIPLGPRKKILDYVRRKQVQEDCTAGMVPLAPGLQAPPNDSSGIDHHGNQSSGSTPQQAQLHRVQSVTSAVDYEYFDVGIGQTNGGIAKGQVSINYPQLAFQPQTFFAFGSPIGMFLTVRGLKHIDPNYTFPTCKSFYNIYHPYDPVAYRIEPMIVSEVDLEPMLIPHHKGRKRMHLELKDSLARMSMDLKNNVLGSLRTAWQSFARLPVAALPPVEDGETTTETNFQDTQASAAVTASAKTEEKSDDFWTKIMEWPRALHMHYFQGKPGPSWLERSE, from the exons ATGTCACACAGCCCTGGTGAAGAGGGGGGTCTCTCTCAGGCTGCCCCTACCGTCAACACTGAGGACTTGTTGAACAGCCCCTCTCAGGCTTTGGCTTGTGGAAACACACCTGAGGAGCAG GTCTCACCCGTGGTGGATGAGGCCTCTCCTTCTTCCACATCATCCTTTGAGATGCTTGACATGGACTCCGTGCCACCTCCTTACCAAGTAGTAAAGCCTCACTGGTTCTTCTGTCGACGGGCTGATGACAACACCTCTTGGCTTCCTTTCAGCAGAGAAGACTCAGAGAAACTAGAGAATGCCTGTGCCAGGT TaggagagaaggaggatgtGGTGGTAGCTGTGGATGGAGAGCGGTACGATGTGCGTGTCAAGGAGAGGCGGCGCTATGCCGTGTACTGGGATCAGGCTCCCTCTGAGGTCCGACGCTGCACCTGGTTCTACaaaggagacaaagacacaaagttCATGCCCTACACCGAGGACTTCAGCAACAATCTGGAG GATGCCTATATGATAGCAGTGACTCTGGATGAGTGGAAGAGGAAGCTGGAGTTTCCCTCAGGAGAGACAGTCATCCTGCACAATCCCAAG CTAATTATGCAGTATCAGCCGATAGGTTTGCAGGATGAATGGGTCTCTTCCCCCTCCGAGCAGACCCGCCCTCGAACAGTCAAGAGGGGAGTGGATAACATCTCTGTAGAAATACCagatg gtgaaTCAGAAAAGGTGGATCACCTTGTCTTTATGGTCCATGGCATCGGCCCTGCATGTGACCTGCGCTTCAGATCAATCATACAGTGTG TGAATGACTTCAGGAGTGCATCCCTCTCCCTGCTTGGCACTCATTACAAGCGTGGCCAGGAGGATGGTAAGGTGGGCAGAGTGGAGTTCCTGCCAGTCAACTGGCACAATGCTCTGCATGGAGATGCCACTGGCGTGGACGA AGACATCCAGAGGATCACTCTGCCGAGCATCAGCAGGCTGAGACAATTCACCAATGACACTCTGTTGGACTTGTTCTTCTATAACAGCCCCACCTACTGCCAAACTATAGTGGACACAGTGGCGTCAGAGGTGAACAGGTTGCATGCTCTTTTCAAACAGAGACACCCAGAGTTCACCGGGGCAGTTTCTGTAGTGGGGCACAGCCTGG gTTCGTTGATCCTGTTTGACCTGTTAACCAATCAGAAGACTGGTTCAAGAGAATCCAACAGAGAAAGA GTGACCTGTGATGACCCCTGTCCACTTAGCTGTGACAGCCTGGAGCAGACTCTGATCAGACTGGGCCTACAGGAGTATCTGGCTACACTACAGAGAGAGAACCTAGACCTGGAATcactg GCTTTGTGCCAAGAAAGTGATCTTAAAGATCTTGGAATTCCTCTCGGACCTCGGAAGAAGATCCTGGACTACGTTAGGAGGAAACAAGTACAAGAG GACTGTACAGCAGGCATGGTGCCTCTGGCCCCAGGGCTACAAGCTCCACCTAATGATTCCTCAGGCAttgatcaccatggtaaccagtCTTCAGGGTCGACACCACAGCAGGCCCAGCTGCACAGAGTGCAGTCCGTCACCAGTGCTGTAGACTATGAGTACTTTGACGTGGGCATCGGACAG ACCAATGGAGGCATAGCCAAAGGCCAG GTATCCATTAACTACCCACAACTGGCCTTCCAGCCTCAGACCTTTTTTGCTTTTGGCTCTCCCATTGGAATGTTCCTGACTGTCCGTGGGCTGAAACATATTGATCCCAACTACACCTTCCCCACCTGCAAGAGCTTCTACAACATCTACCACCCT TATGACCCTGTGGCTTATCGGATAGAACCCATGATTGTTTCAGAGGTAGATCTGGAGCCCATGCTGATTCCTCACCATAAGGGTCGCAAGAGGATGCATCTGG AACTGAAGGACAGTTTGGCTCGAATGAGCATGGACCTGAAGAATAATGTCTTGGGATCATTGCGAACAGCGTGGCAGTCCTTTG